Proteins encoded in a region of the Epinephelus lanceolatus isolate andai-2023 chromosome 20, ASM4190304v1, whole genome shotgun sequence genome:
- the plcd1a gene encoding 1-phosphatidylinositol 4,5-bisphosphate phosphodiesterase delta-1a isoform X2, with protein sequence MESNGTAGKYGLEGDPDLQFLLVGGELIKIRSKSWKKVRFFKLQEDCKTLWHESHKRFRRNQTFSIDDIDSVRKGRQSEGLNKHTEPSVENHCFSIIFKGRKKNLDLMATNEMEAKQWVNGLDKVMSNMRNLSRQQKSEHWLINCMRKADKNEDNKMTLKELKHFLRQINVEVDDTYAAEIFKKCDKSNSGSLEGSEIKHFYDLLTKREEIDVIYESYAQTEGQMSARDLLNFLLNEQREQASMQDALKLIEKYEVDETAKQKKHMTKDGFLMYLHQEEGSILNPAHKQVYQDMHQPLNHYYISSSHNTYLMEDQLKGPSSTEAYIKALMKSCRCVELDCWDGDNGEPVIYHGYTLTSKVLFRDVIKAIKDFAFKTSDYPVILSLENHCTVDQQKLMAHYLISILGEALVTKPLGYTMPSNFPSPEELKGKFLIKGKRLNKLDAAFNNNSTIDEDTVSEEDEAADCKDNDQKAKPKKSKIKLAKELSDIVIYCKSVHFNGFEHAKENQAFYEMSSFKESKAFNLADTSGTAYVHHNMDKLSRIYPAGSRTDSSNYNPVPMWNVGCQIVALNFQTPSKEMQLNQGRFLPNAFCGYILKPEFLRDLSSQFDPNTLSRGPWLKRKTFNVMVISAQQLPKVNKDKHRSIVDPLVRVEIYGVPADNATKETHYIENNGFNPMWNESFKFDIHVPELAMLRFVVEDYDSTSQNDLVGQYCLPLTSVQNGYRHVPLLTKRGDVICSAGLFVHLMLLDAQ encoded by the exons TCTCCATCGATGACATTGATTCAGTGCGCAAGGGCCGTCAGTCCGAGGGGCTAAACAAACACACCGAGCCCAGTGTCGAAAACCATTGCTTCTCCATCATCTTCAAGGGCCGCAAGAAGAATCTCGACCTGATGGCGACCAATGAGATGGAGGCGAAACAGTGGGTCAACGGCCTGGATAAGGTCATGAGCAACATGCGTAACCTCAGCCGCCAGCAGAAGAGTGAGCA TTGGCTCATCAACTGCATGCGGAAAGCAGATAAGAATGAGGACAACAAGATGACCCTGAAGGAGCTGAAACACTTCCTGAGACAGATCAATGTCGAAGTGGACGACACTTACGCAGCAGAAATTTTCAAG AAATGTGACAAGTCAAATTCAGGCTCCCTGGAGGGCTCAGAGATCAAGCACTTCTACGACCTGCTGACGAAGCGGGAGGAGATAGACGTAATTTATGAGAGCTACGCTCAAACAGAGGGTCAGATGAGCGCCAGAGACCTACTGAACTTCCTGTTGAATGAGCAGAGGGAGCAGGCGTCCATGCAGGATGCACTAAAGCTGATTGAAAAATACGAGGTGGATGAGACAG CGAAGCAGAAGAAGCACATGACCAAAGATGGCTTCCTGATGTACTTGCACCAGGAGGAGGGCTCCATCCTCAACCCGGCCCACAAACAGGTGTATCAGGACATGCACCAGCCCCTCAACCATTACTACATCTCCTCGTCACACAACACATACCTGATGGAAGACCAGCTCAAAggacccagcagcacagaagccTACATAAA AGCACTGATGAAGAGCTGTCGCTGTGTGGAGCTGGACTGTTGGGACGGGGATAACGGCGAGCCTGTTATTTACCACGGCTACACACTCACATCCAAAGTGCTCTTCAGAGACGTCATCAAAGCCATCAAAGACTTCGCCTTCAAA ACATCAGACTACCCAGTGATCCTGTCCCTGGAGAATCACTGCACCGTGGACCAACAGAAGCTTATGGCCCATTACTTGATCTCCATCCTGGGCGAGGCTTTGGTCACAAAGCCTCTGGGCTACACCATGCCCAGCAACTTCCCCTCACCTGAG GAGCTGAAGGGAAAGTTCCTCATCAAGGGAAAGCGACTGAACAAGCTGGATGCTGCCTTCAACAATAACAGCACCATAGATGAAGACACAGTGTCTGAGGAGGACGAGGCTGCAGACTGCAAAGACAACGACCAAAAAGCCAAACCAAAG aaatcaaaaatcaaacttGCCAAAGAGCTCTCAGACATCGTCATCTACTGCAAGAGTGTCCACTTTAATGGCTTTGAACACGCCAAAGAAAACCAGGCCTTCTATGAGATGTCGTCCTTCAAGGAGAGTAAAGCTTTCAACCTGGCTGACACTTCAG GGACTGCCTACGTCCATCACAACATGGACAAACTCAGTAGGATCTACCCTGCTGGCTCCAGAACCGACTCCTCCAACTATAACCCAGTGCCCATGTGGAACGTTGGCTGCCAGATAG TGGCATTGAACTTCCAGACTCCCTCCAAGGAGATGCAGCTAAACCAGGGTCGGTTCCTGCCAAATGCTTTCTGTGGCTACATCCTGAAGCCTGAATTCCTGAGAGACCTGTCGTCTCAGTTTGATCCCAATACACTGTCCAGAGGACCCTGGCTAAAGAGGAAGACCTTTAATGTGATG GTGATCTCAGCTCAGCAGCTGCCTAAAGTGAACAAGGACAAACACAGATCCATCGTTGACCCTCTGGTGAGAGTGGAGATCTACGGCGTCCCAGCAGACAACGCCACCAAGGAGACGcactacattgaaaacaacG GGTTCAACCCAATGTGGAATGAGAGCTTCAAGTTTGACATCCACGTCCCAGAGCTGGCCATGCTGAGGTTTGTGGTGGAGGACTATGACTCAACATCCCAGAATGATCTCGTCGGGCAGTACTGTCTACCACTCACCAGTGTACAGAACG GATATCGCCACGTACCTCTGCTCACCAAGAGAGGTGACGTCATCTGCTCAGCTGGACTGTTTGTGCACCTCATGCTCTTGGACGCCCAGTAG